CCGCGCCGCTTTTTGAAAAGGACCCCGCACGCTGGGCCGCCACGCCCAAGTTTCGCTACCGGCTGCACGAGGAACTGAACCGAAAGATCGCGGCCATTGCCGACGATGAGGCTTTCGCCCCGAAACTCCTGAACCCGGACGCTCTCGAGGGCCGAGAGCGGGCGGGCGGGACCGGCCGGGACTGCCTGGTGGCCTCCGGGGTCGCCCTGGCACACGCAACGGAAATTCTTCAGGATCTCGGACTCTGGAATCGACTGCCGTGCTACCAGGTCCCCATGCCCTATCCGTTGTCGCACCGCTTTCGGGACGAGCTTTTCCGAACCTGCGACCGCGTGCTTGTCCTGGAAGAAACGGAACCGGTGATCGAACTTCAGCTGCAGAACCGGAAGAAGGTTCTGGGAAGAACGAACGGAACGGTTCCCTCGGCGGGGGAACTGCTCCCCGAGACGATCGAAGCGATCCTCCGGGATTTTGCCGGCCTGCCGCAAATCGGGGGAGTGCAAGGGTCGGTAGGGGCTGGGAGACGCCCGACCCTATGCGCCGGTTGTCCGCATCGAGCGGCCTTTTTCGCCATCAAGAAAGCGTTCCCGCGGGGCATCTATCCTGGCGACATCGGCTGCTACACGCTGGGGCTGAATCTGGGGGCCGTGGATACGGTGCTTTGCATGGGAGCGGCGGTCAGCATGGCGGCGGGTTTCTACCACGCCTACCGCAACGCTGGCGGGAAACCTCGGCCCATCGCGGCGACCATCGGGGATTCCACCTTTTTCCATGCCGGCATTCCGGCGCTTGTCAACGCCGTGGTTCAGGACGCCCGGTTCGTCCTCGTGGTGTTGGACAACAGCACCACCGCCATGACGGGCCACCAGCCGACCCCGGCGGCGGGACGCACCCTGGACGGGAAACCGGTTCCAGCCGTTTCCATCGAGGAACTGGCGCGGGCCTGCGGCGTGCGGCACGTGACGGTAGGCGACCCGTACCGCTTCGACCATTTCGTGGAGCTTTTGAAGGACGCAGGGGCGCACACCCAGGGAGACCAGGGCGGCGTCGCCGTGGTCATCGCCAGGCGCCCCTGCCTCATGGACCGCTCTCACCCGCGGGACTGGGAACGACGCTCCGTGATCGTGAACGAAAAATGCGAAGGCTGCGCCTTCTGCATCAAACACTTCGAATGTCCAGCACTGGAACTCCAGGGCGAGGGTCAGCCGATCCGGATCAATGCCAGCCTGTGTTCGGGTTGCGGCGTGTGCGTGCACGTCTGCCCTCACGGGGCTCTCCAACTGGAACCCCGCAAATGACGGTCCGGCGCGCCGACGTCCACTTTTTCCATCGAGGAACAACGGATGAGACAACAGATCGCAGTCAGCGGCCTCGGAGGGCAAGGCGTCCTCTTCGTCACGAGAATTCTGGCGGAAACCGCGCTCCACAAGGGCCTTTCCGTTCTGGTGTCTGAAACCCACGGCATGGCCCAGCGAGGCGGAAACGTCATCAGCCACCTCAAGGTGAGCCCTCGACGGGTTCGTGGCGATTTGGACACCGGGGGGCCGAAAAACGAGGAAGAACGCCCCTTCACCAGCCCGCTCATCCGTTCGGGGAGCGCGGACATCATCCTGGTGCTCCACCCGGACGGGCTCCCCGTACACGGGCACTACCTCTCCCCCAAAGGCAGCCTGCTGCTGAACGTTTCCCCCGCCCGCAAGCCCGGCGAACTGGAGGCCACGGCCATCGCATCGGCCTTGGGGTCCCCCGTATCCGCAAACCTGGTCCTTCTGGGGTTCGGAGCCGGAAGGGGAAGCCTGTTTTGCACTTGGGAAGAAGTGCGTGACACCGTGGAGCAACTGGGCGGTTCGCGCCTGGAGGTCAACC
This is a stretch of genomic DNA from Desulfoglaeba alkanexedens ALDC. It encodes these proteins:
- a CDS encoding 2-oxoacid:acceptor oxidoreductase family protein, encoding MRQQIAVSGLGGQGVLFVTRILAETALHKGLSVLVSETHGMAQRGGNVISHLKVSPRRVRGDLDTGGPKNEEERPFTSPLIRSGSADIILVLHPDGLPVHGHYLSPKGSLLLNVSPARKPGELEATAIASALGSPVSANLVLLGFGAGRGSLFCTWEEVRDTVEQLGGSRLEVNLRALEAGRRAALERRGTPTRKTDTQSQ
- a CDS encoding thiamine pyrophosphate-dependent enzyme, whose protein sequence is MSRREILLGNEAIAHGLLEAGCTLAASYPGTPASEIMGALIQLKKRYGLSCHLEWSINEKVAFEVALANSYAGRRSAVSMKQVGLNVAADPFLSAVYTGVKGGLLVIAADDPGPHSSQTEQDSRLFAHFAKAPVLDPSSPEEAGNWIGAAFELSERHEIPVVLRPTTRICHGRQDLETRPLVEVASAPLFEKDPARWAATPKFRYRLHEELNRKIAAIADDEAFAPKLLNPDALEGRERAGGTGRDCLVASGVALAHATEILQDLGLWNRLPCYQVPMPYPLSHRFRDELFRTCDRVLVLEETEPVIELQLQNRKKVLGRTNGTVPSAGELLPETIEAILRDFAGLPQIGGVQGSVGAGRRPTLCAGCPHRAAFFAIKKAFPRGIYPGDIGCYTLGLNLGAVDTVLCMGAAVSMAAGFYHAYRNAGGKPRPIAATIGDSTFFHAGIPALVNAVVQDARFVLVVLDNSTTAMTGHQPTPAAGRTLDGKPVPAVSIEELARACGVRHVTVGDPYRFDHFVELLKDAGAHTQGDQGGVAVVIARRPCLMDRSHPRDWERRSVIVNEKCEGCAFCIKHFECPALELQGEGQPIRINASLCSGCGVCVHVCPHGALQLEPRK